A stretch of the Triplophysa dalaica isolate WHDGS20190420 chromosome 19, ASM1584641v1, whole genome shotgun sequence genome encodes the following:
- the pde6b gene encoding rod cGMP-specific 3',5'-cyclic phosphodiesterase subunit beta isoform X1 produces MSVKKEDVEKFLDGNPDFAKSYFNRKLKPGAVASIMRIPESKVDIDTYKDLSSVEEGALFYDLITDMQENVNMEKVMFKILKRTSALIHADRCSLFMYRQRNGIAELATRLFNVNENSELDDCVVAPDSEIVFPLDIGIVGHVAQTKKTINVKDVTQNSNFSSFVDELTEYTTRNLLAAPIMNGKDVVAVIMAVNKLTGPHFTDDDEDLFLKFLKVGSLNLKIFHLSYLHNCETRKGQLLLWSANKVFEELTDIERQFHKALYTVRAYLNCDRYSVGLLDMTKEKEFFDIWPVLMGEQPPYSGPVTPDGREVIFYKVIDYILHGKEDIKVIPNPTADHWALASGLPTYVAESGFICNIMNAAAEEMFKFQTEPLDDSGWTIKNVLSLPIVNKKEEIVGVATFYNRKDGKPFDELDEQLMEALTQFLGWSVLNTDTYDKMNKLENRKDIAQDMVLYHVKCRNDEIQNILKTREYFDREPVDCDEDELLEILKKELPGPKKFDIYFFHFSDFDCTELELVMCGIQMYYEVGVVRKFQIPQEVLVRFMYSVSKGYRKITYHNWRHGFNVGQTMFTLLTTGKLKRYYTDLEVMAMITAGFLHDIDHRGTNNLYQVKSLNPLAKLHGSSILERHHLDFGKFLLGDESLNIFQNLNRRQTEHAFHLIDIAIIATDLALYFKKRTMFQKIVDLSETYEDEKKWVDFMSLETTRKEIVMAMMMTACDLSAITKPWEVQSKVALSVAAEFWEQGDLERTVLEQQPIPMMDRNKAGDLPKLQCGFIDFVCTFVYKEFSRFHSAIQPMYDGILNNRKNWKERQEEYESKLKELEEAAKAKQETAANKAAPATGSSGSKTCSIC; encoded by the exons ATGAGTGTCAAAAAGGAAGACGTGGAGAAGTTCTTGGACGGAAACCCTGATTTCGCTAAGAGCTATTTTAACAGAAAGCTCAAACCGGGCGCTGTGGCCTCGATCATGCGAATACCAGAATCCAAAGTGGATATCGATACTTATAAAGACCTAAGCTCAGTGGAGGAGGGTGCGTTATTCTACGATCTTATTACAGACATGCAGGAGAACGTAAATATGGAGAAAGTGATGTTTAAGATCCTGAAGAGGACCAGCGCTTTGATCCACGCCGACAGGTGTAGCCTCTTTATGTATCGACAGAGGAACGGCATCGCTGAGCTGGCTACACGACTCTTTAACGTGAATGAAAACTCTGAGCTAGATGACTGTGTGGTGGCTCCAGATTCTGAGATCGTATTCCCTCTTGACATCGGTATTGTGGGACATGTTGCTCAAACCAAGAAGACCATCAATGTCAAGGATGTTACACAG AATAGTAACTTTAGCTCATTTGTTGATGAACTTACCGAATACACTACACGCAACCTCCTGGCTGCGCCCATCATGAACGGCAAGGATGTGGTCGCTGTCATCATGGCCGTCAACAAACTCACTGGACCTCATTTCACAGATGACGATGAGGAT CTTTTTTTAAAGTTCTTAAAAGTTGGCTCTCTGAACCTGAAGATTTTTCACTTGAGCTACCTACACAACTGTGAGACACGTAAAGGACAG CTGCTGTTGTGGTCAGCTAACAAGGTGTTTGAAGAGCTCACAGACATTGAGCGACAGTTTCACAAAGCTTTGTACACAGTGCGAGCCTACCTCAACTGTGACAGGTACTCTGTGGGCCTGCTTGACATGACCAAGGAAAAG GAGTTCTTTGATATTTGGCCTGTGTTGATGGGAGAGCAGCCACCGTATTCCGGTCCTGTAACTCCAGATGGAAGA GAGGTCATTTTCTACAAAGTTATTGATTATATTTTGCATGGAAAAGAGGACATCAAGGTCATACC AAATCCAACTGCAGACCATTGGGCCCTGGCTAGTGGATTACCCACGTATGTAGCTGAAAGTGGATTT ATTTGCAACATCATGAATGCGGCAGCCGAAGAAATGTTCAAATTCCAG ACGGAGCCGCTGGATGACAGTGGATGGACTATTAAAAATGTGCTTTCCCTGCCTATTGtcaacaaaaaagaagaaattgtTGGCGTTGCAACTTTTTACAACAGGAAGGATGGTAAACCATTCGATGAACTCGATGAACAACTCATGGAG GCTTTGACACAGTTTCTGGGTTGGTCGGTCCTCAACACAGACACATATGACAAAATGAATAAGCTGGAGAACAGGAAAGACATCGCCCAGGATATGGTGTTGTACCACGTCAAATGTCGAAATGATGAGATTCAAAACATCCTT AAAACAAGAGAGTATTTTGACCGAGAGCCCGTGGACTGCGATGAAGATGAGCTTTTGGAGATTCTG AAAAAAGAGCTGCCTGGGCCAAAAAAGTTTGATATCTACTTCTTCCATTTCTCCGATTTTGACTGCACTGAATTGGAACTTGTAATGTGTGGCATCCAAATGTACTATGAAGTTGGAGTGGTCAGAAAGTTCCAGATCCCTCAAGAG GTTTTGGTGAGGTTCATGTACTCGGTGAGCAAAGGCTACAGGAAAATCACATATCACAACTGGAGACACGGCTTCAACGTTGGGCAAACCATGTTCACATTACTCACG ACAGGAAAATTGAAGCGCTATTACACAGATTTAGAGGTGATGGCCATGATTACTGCTGGATTCCTGCATGATATTGACCACAGAGGCACAAACAATCTCTACCAAGTGAA GTCCCTGAATCCTCTTGCCAAGCTACATGGATCTTCCATTCTTGAGAGACATCACTTGGACTTTGGCAAGTTCTTGTTAGGAGATGAG TCTTTAAACATCTTCCAAAACCTCAACAGAAGACAAACAGAACATGCCTTCCATCTCATCGATATTGCTATTATTGCAACTGACCTTGCCTTGTACTTCAA AAAGAGGACAATGTTCCAGAAAATTGTGGATCTCTCGGAGACATATGAGGACGAGAAGAAATGGGTGGACTTCATGTCTCTTGAAACAACAAGGAAAGAAATTGTGAT GGCCATGATGATGACGGCATGTGACCTCTCAGCTATCACAAAGCCTTGGGAGGTACAAAGCAAG GTTGCCCTCTCTGTAGCCGCTGAATTCTGGGAGCAGGGTGACCTTGAGAGAACTGTTCTTGAGCAACAGCCCATT ccCATGATGGACAGGAACAAAGCTGGCGATCTGCCTAAACTTCAGTGCGGTTTTATCGACTTTGTCTGTACTTTTGTTTACAAG GAGTTCTCTCGCTTTCACTCTGCCATCCAGCCGATGTATGACGGGATTCTGAACAACCGGAAGAATTGGAAAGAGAGGCAGGAGGAATATGAGTCGAAATTGAAGGAATTAGAGGAGGCAGCTAAGGCCAAGCAGGAGACAGCTGCCAACAAAG CTGCACCTGCCACTGGATCTTCTGGGTCTAAGACTTGCTCAATCTGCTAG
- the pde6b gene encoding rod cGMP-specific 3',5'-cyclic phosphodiesterase subunit beta isoform X2, which translates to MSVKKEDVEKFLDGNPDFAKSYFNRKLKPGAVASIMRIPESKVDIDTYKDLSSVEEGALFYDLITDMQENVNMEKVMFKILKRTSALIHADRCSLFMYRQRNGIAELATRLFNVNENSELDDCVVAPDSEIVFPLDIGIVGHVAQTKKTINVKDVTQNSNFSSFVDELTEYTTRNLLAAPIMNGKDVVAVIMAVNKLTGPHFTDDDEDLFLKFLKVGSLNLKIFHLSYLHNCETRKGQLLLWSANKVFEELTDIERQFHKALYTVRAYLNCDRYSVGLLDMTKEKEFFDIWPVLMGEQPPYSGPVTPDGREVIFYKVIDYILHGKEDIKVIPNPTADHWALASGLPTYVAESGFICNIMNAAAEEMFKFQTEPLDDSGWTIKNVLSLPIVNKKEEIVGVATFYNRKDGKPFDELDEQLMEALTQFLGWSVLNTDTYDKMNKLENRKDIAQDMVLYHVKCRNDEIQNILKTREYFDREPVDCDEDELLEILKKELPGPKKFDIYFFHFSDFDCTELELVMCGIQMYYEVGVVRKFQIPQEVLVRFMYSVSKGYRKITYHNWRHGFNVGQTMFTLLTTGKLKRYYTDLEVMAMITAGFLHDIDHRGTNNLYQVKSLNPLAKLHGSSILERHHLDFGKFLLGDESLNIFQNLNRRQTEHAFHLIDIAIIATDLALYFKKRTMFQKIVDLSETYEDEKKWVDFMSLETTRKEIVMAMMMTACDLSAITKPWEVQSKVALSVAAEFWEQGDLERTVLEQQPIPMMDRNKAGDLPKLQCGFIDFVCTFVYKEFSRFHSAIQPMYDGILNNRKNWKERQEEYESKLKELEEAAKAKQETAANKGLNSSSTGSSGSKTCSIC; encoded by the exons ATGAGTGTCAAAAAGGAAGACGTGGAGAAGTTCTTGGACGGAAACCCTGATTTCGCTAAGAGCTATTTTAACAGAAAGCTCAAACCGGGCGCTGTGGCCTCGATCATGCGAATACCAGAATCCAAAGTGGATATCGATACTTATAAAGACCTAAGCTCAGTGGAGGAGGGTGCGTTATTCTACGATCTTATTACAGACATGCAGGAGAACGTAAATATGGAGAAAGTGATGTTTAAGATCCTGAAGAGGACCAGCGCTTTGATCCACGCCGACAGGTGTAGCCTCTTTATGTATCGACAGAGGAACGGCATCGCTGAGCTGGCTACACGACTCTTTAACGTGAATGAAAACTCTGAGCTAGATGACTGTGTGGTGGCTCCAGATTCTGAGATCGTATTCCCTCTTGACATCGGTATTGTGGGACATGTTGCTCAAACCAAGAAGACCATCAATGTCAAGGATGTTACACAG AATAGTAACTTTAGCTCATTTGTTGATGAACTTACCGAATACACTACACGCAACCTCCTGGCTGCGCCCATCATGAACGGCAAGGATGTGGTCGCTGTCATCATGGCCGTCAACAAACTCACTGGACCTCATTTCACAGATGACGATGAGGAT CTTTTTTTAAAGTTCTTAAAAGTTGGCTCTCTGAACCTGAAGATTTTTCACTTGAGCTACCTACACAACTGTGAGACACGTAAAGGACAG CTGCTGTTGTGGTCAGCTAACAAGGTGTTTGAAGAGCTCACAGACATTGAGCGACAGTTTCACAAAGCTTTGTACACAGTGCGAGCCTACCTCAACTGTGACAGGTACTCTGTGGGCCTGCTTGACATGACCAAGGAAAAG GAGTTCTTTGATATTTGGCCTGTGTTGATGGGAGAGCAGCCACCGTATTCCGGTCCTGTAACTCCAGATGGAAGA GAGGTCATTTTCTACAAAGTTATTGATTATATTTTGCATGGAAAAGAGGACATCAAGGTCATACC AAATCCAACTGCAGACCATTGGGCCCTGGCTAGTGGATTACCCACGTATGTAGCTGAAAGTGGATTT ATTTGCAACATCATGAATGCGGCAGCCGAAGAAATGTTCAAATTCCAG ACGGAGCCGCTGGATGACAGTGGATGGACTATTAAAAATGTGCTTTCCCTGCCTATTGtcaacaaaaaagaagaaattgtTGGCGTTGCAACTTTTTACAACAGGAAGGATGGTAAACCATTCGATGAACTCGATGAACAACTCATGGAG GCTTTGACACAGTTTCTGGGTTGGTCGGTCCTCAACACAGACACATATGACAAAATGAATAAGCTGGAGAACAGGAAAGACATCGCCCAGGATATGGTGTTGTACCACGTCAAATGTCGAAATGATGAGATTCAAAACATCCTT AAAACAAGAGAGTATTTTGACCGAGAGCCCGTGGACTGCGATGAAGATGAGCTTTTGGAGATTCTG AAAAAAGAGCTGCCTGGGCCAAAAAAGTTTGATATCTACTTCTTCCATTTCTCCGATTTTGACTGCACTGAATTGGAACTTGTAATGTGTGGCATCCAAATGTACTATGAAGTTGGAGTGGTCAGAAAGTTCCAGATCCCTCAAGAG GTTTTGGTGAGGTTCATGTACTCGGTGAGCAAAGGCTACAGGAAAATCACATATCACAACTGGAGACACGGCTTCAACGTTGGGCAAACCATGTTCACATTACTCACG ACAGGAAAATTGAAGCGCTATTACACAGATTTAGAGGTGATGGCCATGATTACTGCTGGATTCCTGCATGATATTGACCACAGAGGCACAAACAATCTCTACCAAGTGAA GTCCCTGAATCCTCTTGCCAAGCTACATGGATCTTCCATTCTTGAGAGACATCACTTGGACTTTGGCAAGTTCTTGTTAGGAGATGAG TCTTTAAACATCTTCCAAAACCTCAACAGAAGACAAACAGAACATGCCTTCCATCTCATCGATATTGCTATTATTGCAACTGACCTTGCCTTGTACTTCAA AAAGAGGACAATGTTCCAGAAAATTGTGGATCTCTCGGAGACATATGAGGACGAGAAGAAATGGGTGGACTTCATGTCTCTTGAAACAACAAGGAAAGAAATTGTGAT GGCCATGATGATGACGGCATGTGACCTCTCAGCTATCACAAAGCCTTGGGAGGTACAAAGCAAG GTTGCCCTCTCTGTAGCCGCTGAATTCTGGGAGCAGGGTGACCTTGAGAGAACTGTTCTTGAGCAACAGCCCATT ccCATGATGGACAGGAACAAAGCTGGCGATCTGCCTAAACTTCAGTGCGGTTTTATCGACTTTGTCTGTACTTTTGTTTACAAG GAGTTCTCTCGCTTTCACTCTGCCATCCAGCCGATGTATGACGGGATTCTGAACAACCGGAAGAATTGGAAAGAGAGGCAGGAGGAATATGAGTCGAAATTGAAGGAATTAGAGGAGGCAGCTAAGGCCAAGCAGGAGACAGCTGCCAACAAAGGTTTGAACTCGTCTT CCACTGGATCTTCTGGGTCTAAGACTTGCTCAATCTGCTAG
- the pde6b gene encoding rod cGMP-specific 3',5'-cyclic phosphodiesterase subunit beta isoform X3 — MSVKKEDVEKFLDGNPDFAKSYFNRKLKPGAVASIMRIPESKVDIDTYKDLSSVEEGALFYDLITDMQENVNMEKVMFKILKRTSALIHADRCSLFMYRQRNGIAELATRLFNVNENSELDDCVVAPDSEIVFPLDIGIVGHVAQTKKTINVKDVTQNSNFSSFVDELTEYTTRNLLAAPIMNGKDVVAVIMAVNKLTGPHFTDDDEDLFLKFLKVGSLNLKIFHLSYLHNCETRKGQLLLWSANKVFEELTDIERQFHKALYTVRAYLNCDRYSVGLLDMTKEKEFFDIWPVLMGEQPPYSGPVTPDGREVIFYKVIDYILHGKEDIKVIPNPTADHWALASGLPTYVAESGFICNIMNAAAEEMFKFQTEPLDDSGWTIKNVLSLPIVNKKEEIVGVATFYNRKDGKPFDELDEQLMEALTQFLGWSVLNTDTYDKMNKLENRKDIAQDMVLYHVKCRNDEIQNILKTREYFDREPVDCDEDELLEILKKELPGPKKFDIYFFHFSDFDCTELELVMCGIQMYYEVGVVRKFQIPQEVLVRFMYSVSKGYRKITYHNWRHGFNVGQTMFTLLTTGKLKRYYTDLEVMAMITAGFLHDIDHRGTNNLYQVKSLNPLAKLHGSSILERHHLDFGKFLLGDESLNIFQNLNRRQTEHAFHLIDIAIIATDLALYFKKRTMFQKIVDLSETYEDEKKWVDFMSLETTRKEIVMAMMMTACDLSAITKPWEVQSKVALSVAAEFWEQGDLERTVLEQQPIPMMDRNKAGDLPKLQCGFIDFVCTFVYKEFSRFHSAIQPMYDGILNNRKNWKERQEEYESKLKELEEAAKAKQETAANKGLNPATGSSGSKTCSIC; from the exons ATGAGTGTCAAAAAGGAAGACGTGGAGAAGTTCTTGGACGGAAACCCTGATTTCGCTAAGAGCTATTTTAACAGAAAGCTCAAACCGGGCGCTGTGGCCTCGATCATGCGAATACCAGAATCCAAAGTGGATATCGATACTTATAAAGACCTAAGCTCAGTGGAGGAGGGTGCGTTATTCTACGATCTTATTACAGACATGCAGGAGAACGTAAATATGGAGAAAGTGATGTTTAAGATCCTGAAGAGGACCAGCGCTTTGATCCACGCCGACAGGTGTAGCCTCTTTATGTATCGACAGAGGAACGGCATCGCTGAGCTGGCTACACGACTCTTTAACGTGAATGAAAACTCTGAGCTAGATGACTGTGTGGTGGCTCCAGATTCTGAGATCGTATTCCCTCTTGACATCGGTATTGTGGGACATGTTGCTCAAACCAAGAAGACCATCAATGTCAAGGATGTTACACAG AATAGTAACTTTAGCTCATTTGTTGATGAACTTACCGAATACACTACACGCAACCTCCTGGCTGCGCCCATCATGAACGGCAAGGATGTGGTCGCTGTCATCATGGCCGTCAACAAACTCACTGGACCTCATTTCACAGATGACGATGAGGAT CTTTTTTTAAAGTTCTTAAAAGTTGGCTCTCTGAACCTGAAGATTTTTCACTTGAGCTACCTACACAACTGTGAGACACGTAAAGGACAG CTGCTGTTGTGGTCAGCTAACAAGGTGTTTGAAGAGCTCACAGACATTGAGCGACAGTTTCACAAAGCTTTGTACACAGTGCGAGCCTACCTCAACTGTGACAGGTACTCTGTGGGCCTGCTTGACATGACCAAGGAAAAG GAGTTCTTTGATATTTGGCCTGTGTTGATGGGAGAGCAGCCACCGTATTCCGGTCCTGTAACTCCAGATGGAAGA GAGGTCATTTTCTACAAAGTTATTGATTATATTTTGCATGGAAAAGAGGACATCAAGGTCATACC AAATCCAACTGCAGACCATTGGGCCCTGGCTAGTGGATTACCCACGTATGTAGCTGAAAGTGGATTT ATTTGCAACATCATGAATGCGGCAGCCGAAGAAATGTTCAAATTCCAG ACGGAGCCGCTGGATGACAGTGGATGGACTATTAAAAATGTGCTTTCCCTGCCTATTGtcaacaaaaaagaagaaattgtTGGCGTTGCAACTTTTTACAACAGGAAGGATGGTAAACCATTCGATGAACTCGATGAACAACTCATGGAG GCTTTGACACAGTTTCTGGGTTGGTCGGTCCTCAACACAGACACATATGACAAAATGAATAAGCTGGAGAACAGGAAAGACATCGCCCAGGATATGGTGTTGTACCACGTCAAATGTCGAAATGATGAGATTCAAAACATCCTT AAAACAAGAGAGTATTTTGACCGAGAGCCCGTGGACTGCGATGAAGATGAGCTTTTGGAGATTCTG AAAAAAGAGCTGCCTGGGCCAAAAAAGTTTGATATCTACTTCTTCCATTTCTCCGATTTTGACTGCACTGAATTGGAACTTGTAATGTGTGGCATCCAAATGTACTATGAAGTTGGAGTGGTCAGAAAGTTCCAGATCCCTCAAGAG GTTTTGGTGAGGTTCATGTACTCGGTGAGCAAAGGCTACAGGAAAATCACATATCACAACTGGAGACACGGCTTCAACGTTGGGCAAACCATGTTCACATTACTCACG ACAGGAAAATTGAAGCGCTATTACACAGATTTAGAGGTGATGGCCATGATTACTGCTGGATTCCTGCATGATATTGACCACAGAGGCACAAACAATCTCTACCAAGTGAA GTCCCTGAATCCTCTTGCCAAGCTACATGGATCTTCCATTCTTGAGAGACATCACTTGGACTTTGGCAAGTTCTTGTTAGGAGATGAG TCTTTAAACATCTTCCAAAACCTCAACAGAAGACAAACAGAACATGCCTTCCATCTCATCGATATTGCTATTATTGCAACTGACCTTGCCTTGTACTTCAA AAAGAGGACAATGTTCCAGAAAATTGTGGATCTCTCGGAGACATATGAGGACGAGAAGAAATGGGTGGACTTCATGTCTCTTGAAACAACAAGGAAAGAAATTGTGAT GGCCATGATGATGACGGCATGTGACCTCTCAGCTATCACAAAGCCTTGGGAGGTACAAAGCAAG GTTGCCCTCTCTGTAGCCGCTGAATTCTGGGAGCAGGGTGACCTTGAGAGAACTGTTCTTGAGCAACAGCCCATT ccCATGATGGACAGGAACAAAGCTGGCGATCTGCCTAAACTTCAGTGCGGTTTTATCGACTTTGTCTGTACTTTTGTTTACAAG GAGTTCTCTCGCTTTCACTCTGCCATCCAGCCGATGTATGACGGGATTCTGAACAACCGGAAGAATTGGAAAGAGAGGCAGGAGGAATATGAGTCGAAATTGAAGGAATTAGAGGAGGCAGCTAAGGCCAAGCAGGAGACAGCTGCCAACAAAGGTTTGAAC CCTGCCACTGGATCTTCTGGGTCTAAGACTTGCTCAATCTGCTAG